The stretch of DNA CTGGCATTATTAGATCATGACTAGATAACGATGCTACTGCACATTTGAATAAGCCAAACCCAAATAACACATGTTCCAAAAACATGATTCActgaaactgaatttgaatgcTCTACAAACACACTGCGCCTCCCTCCTCTAACCCTGCACACCTCTGTGGTAAACACACTCTCTGTCAAACCAGTTTGTCCTGTAAATTTGAATAGCCAAGACTGAAAGTCCAGGAGGATGTTGTTTCCTTTAAGTAAAAGCTCTTTTCAGCTTATGATGTATGACATGTTAGCATGTTTttcaatacatttatattaGTGAAAAAGACTGACTTGCCCAATCAAATTATAGTAATTTATTGAAAAGTAAACAAAGAAATATCTGTCAATAATATCTGTACaacaaaatgaacataaaatcACATTTCACAGTTAGCAAAATCTAAAAAGTGTAACTTTTTATGTGCAACAAGTGGAGTTTTTCATGGCTATATAACTCATCAAATGAGGacatacatgtacatggatTCAAAAAATACAATGGTATCAATTTAAAGTAAGGATGGAAAATAGGctaaaatatgttgttactttATTACTTATGTTTCGTTCAGCTTCCTGTACGTCCAGCAgaaacaaacaagctaaaaagtCTGAGGTAAAATTCGTAATGTGGACAGATCCATCCTCattcagtgcatttaaaaaaaagttgctacTAGTGTAATGCTCCACAAACATGTCAAACGTATTGCCGTATACAGCAAACTTCACATGCACCTGGATTTAGTTTGTTGTACTGCATTTGGTTTTTAGTTCAGTTTTAGTGCACATAACACATTAAAGCTGCTATAGTcctgcatattaataaatgtagTCCAGAACTTTTCCCTTCTGTCATTTTATCAAAGCAACATGGTGGAGTATAAAGATAACTATACTTAATACAATGAACTACTAAAGTATCAGTAAACAGTCACTAACTAAGTAAACTACTACTTCTAAATAACTCTTTGCATGTAAAACTTCTGCACTGCTTTGTAAATTcagtacattgtgtgtgtgtgtgtgtgtgtgtgtgtgtgtccatattATATGTATGTACTCGTCGCTGGATTTGAGGACCCATCCCCATTTTCACCTTCGACTGGTAAATTCTCTTCCATTTCTGCTCTTTTCAGCTGAGACAGCGCCTCACTGTATTCAGACTTTGTCGACTCTGGTGTTTTCATCTGAGACTTTGTTGATGGTGCCCATGATCTTTCTGACTCCATCCTCAAGCCTTGCTCATGCCCGTCCCCCCAGGAAGGCCTTGTGTACAGCGGAAGCTTTGTTAAAGCTCCATCATAGCTTTGAGACCTGGAATACACGGCTCTGATAGGCTGAGACGTTGTTGGTGCTAGTCTGCTGCGCTGAGAACCTGCCTGGGTGGACCCGTTAGAGGAGCGGACCATCATGTAGCGGACAGAAGGGTTCTTGTCTGCTTTGTGGGCTTTGAGGGGGCATGCTGAGCTGATGAACAAGCTGCCTCCCAGAATAAGCAGGATGGACGCTCCCAAGCCGATGTAGAGGCAGGCTCCAATCTCCCTCCGCTGAGCATCTGTGGAGAGGCTGTAGAACTCGCTCACCACGGACCCGGCCACCCACACTGTGGGAATGAAACACAGCAGCCCTGTGAAAATCAAAACTGCCCCTGCTGCTACAGCCATCTTGCCCTTAACTCCGCCTCCTTCAACATCCAAAAAGCGAGTGCACTTCCCTCCAATGAAGGCCAGAATGAGACCTACGCCGCCTGTAGCAATGGCAAGGACGGTGAGAGCCCTGGCGGCCTGTTGGCCTCCGCTGAGAGCAAGGACAGACTGGTAAGGGTTACACTGGATCAACCCTGTGCTCTCGACCACGCAGCTCATCCAGATGCCCTCCCAGATGGTCTGGGAGGTGATGATGGTGGTTCCCACAAAAGCTGAGACCCGCCACATGGGCAGTATGCAGCTAAAGATGACCCCTGCCCAACCCAGGAGGCACAGGGCGCTGGCCAGCAGCTGCATCCCCATCGAGGCCATGACGTAGAGGTGGAGGGAACAACACTGAAGGTGCTTGAGAAACCCTCACAGACCTTTGAAACGTCTCTGGTGGTTTATTCTTTTCTGTGGAGcttcttttgctttccctcgTGGTTAGTTGTGCTCCTCTCGTCAGTCTTTCTGTGAGCTTTTCTTTGTCAGTCTTTCTCAATGTGTGatgttgctgttttcatacgCCTCCATCTTTGTGCTTTTCTACAGCTATTTTCTTATTGCTCTTATTTCCACAGTAGCAATGTCTGTCAAGTGTCTGTCCCAGAAATACAGAGCCCTGTCAGTTGTCTGTCTAGCCTCCAGTAGTTTTTACTTGACTCCAGGTGTGTCTCTGTTCAGCGTCAGTTCATTTGTTTGCAGCCTgctttccctctgtctctgtccctcctCCTTCGTATTCCTAACTGCTGTTTCTCCTCCCGCCTCTCGCTCCCTGTCCCCTATCTCTTTATTTCTCTACCTGAGAGTGTTGTTTCTTTTCTGTCACCTGAGCGGAGCCCTGCCTGTGTAGTACTGGTCAGGTGTGGATGCACCACACCTACTCTATAGGGAAATAAAAGGGGGAGGAGGTTGACAgaataacagagagagagagagctgtgacTGTGACATCATTTTCcctcctttattgtgtttgtctgACAAGATTATTTCGGAAAAGATAATCTTTGGATAAAGCAGAATAAATTATAGGCCTCTGAGCCTTAAACATGTTTATAAGATGCACATTAATGAGGCGCTGCATCGTTGTCTTTATTCTTTCACACACCATCTTTCTGCAGAAACACTGAATTGGattgtaaatttaaaaaagggggAATCTGACTGGATTTGATTGAAATACTTGtgtgagctcagtgtgtgtgtttatacacATCCGCTGGCAACGCTGTTGTGCATGTGAATAATGCGTGCACGCAGAATGTATTTGTTTACCAAACGCAGAATGATGTGGAACACAATCACCTGGGAGAAAACCAGTTTCATTCTAACGGCGGCTACTGCACAGAAAAACCTGTttaccacgcacacacacatgcacacacacacacacacacacacacacacacacacacacacacacacacacacacacacacacacactacctaaCCTTTTAATCAGGCTTAAAATAGTCTTTAATCCTAGTGTCCTCATAAAGTTCAAAGGGATACTTTTTGTctctatacatttttttctcccacAACATGACAAATGACAAACGTTTTTACATTATTCTATACTTATGACACAAGAAATATCTTTATCTTGTGCAAAAGTTTACAAACCTGATCAGTTTTACAGGATAAAAAGAGGGAAtactacatgcacacacacaaactcaaaacaCAGATGCAGTTACCATTCAATCTCTTTGTTTATTTAGCAAAGTTTCTTTGGCAGGAAGCACACATTGTCACACAACCTGTTTGTAAGGATTCTTTCTCATCTACACTTGAACAACCAGATCCGCTGTTCAGCAAGTTTTTTGGCACACGTCATCACTGTAACTCTTCTTTcctttgaaaaaacaaacagtgacgAGATGGAAAAGGACTCAAGAGAAATGTTGTCTCACATGCTCACAAATATGTGTCTTACAAATGACTTGAATTGTATCGGTAtacaaagaaaaacatcaaCCAAAAACAGTAACACAGGCAGATTTCACATAAATATACAATGGGTTTAATATAAAGCAGTCATGTTCTGAATCTCACATGTCATAGTGTGATGTGTGAGTGTGGGACTaataaacaaaccaaaacatATAAGGAAAACTGTGTGAAAATGTCCATAATtgtgtaaaatacaaaaacattgtaTATTCTTAGATTACAAGATGCATCAAAAAGACAAATACACATTCTTATTTTACACACTCACACTGCAAAACTTACTATCTAATTTAAccacattatatattattatggtGGACTCATCTTCACAGGACAAAGGTGACATTTTCATAAACTCTTTGTCTTATCTCTTTCCAACACACTGTCCCAGTTCTGCTCCCAACTGAAGATCTAAATGTAGGCCTTGCTGCTGTGCTAAGAGCCAGCCTTGGCATACTTCACATCATAGTCTTTCTCATCTCTGGGGAGACAGGAACTGCAGAGGAGACCCCCACCCAGGAACAGCAGCCCTGCGGAGCCCCATCCGATGTAGAGCGAGGCCCCCAGCTCCCTCCTCTGAGCATTGGTCATGATCGGGTTGTAGAAATCACGAATGATGGTGTTGGCGGTCCAGCAGACTGGGATAAGCACCAAGAGGCCTGCAATGATAAAGATGATTCCAGAAAGTTGGTGCACTTGCCCCCGACCACGCCAAGAAGGATCCCAAAGACCCCGGTGATAATGGCCATGATGACGAGTGCTCTGGCAGCCTGCAGGTCTTCAGGTTAGGCCAGGAGAGAGTCATAGACTTTGCACTGCATCTGGCCTGTACTCTGGGTCACACAGTTCATCCACAAACCCTCCCAGATCACCTGCGATGTGACGATGTTGGCACCAATGAAGGCTGTGACTTTCCAAGTGGGTAGACCGCAAATGCTGATGCTCCCTAGCAAGCCAATGACGGCCAGGGCCAAACCCAGAATCTGTCTTACACCAGACAACATGCTGAAGCTTCATTGGTCCCTTCAAAGAGGTCAACTTGTGTTGCAGAGAGCTGGAGTAATTAACCTGTGAGACAAACAAAAGAGCGGGTTGAGGTTTTTATTGCCCACTTAGAGAAGAAGCTGACAGGGGCTGCCTCACTTGCAGGTTTTGTTGTTTAAGGGGAAGTCAGAGGAGGAGTTTGCCGCTGTTGCTTCTCAGGTGAAACTGGTTTGTGAAGAAATCTCACTTGACCAGATTGCTTCTCAACAAAGATGATCAAAGAGGCCCCTATAAGGTCAAAATCACTGAAATACAGCACACAAGCAAACTATTCTCATCAACACACAATTGTCctgtacattaaaaaataaattttaaatCATTCAacagtaatgaaaaaaaaaagtacagtgtTTGCTTGGAGGTTAGACTATAATAGACTTGCTTTATTCAGCAAATGTACTAATGTACACaataaatttgacttggtgataCAGTGCAGTAAAACAAGAATGTTTAAAAGTTAAAGAAagtgggtgcctgggtagctcacctggtggagcaggcgcccatgtatagaggtttactcctcgacgcagcagctgCGGGTTCAACTCTGCCCtgtgccctttgctgcgtgtcattccccctctctccccttttatgtcttcagctgtcctgtataaataaaggactaaaatgcccaaaaaataatctttaaataaaaaaaaagttaaagaaaGTTAAATACAAGAATTCAGTTAACAATGCTAAAAATGCTATGATATGCTACTATAGGCTACTTTTTCACATCGTATGCAAGTTAAGAATAATAAATATGCTACATAATGCTACATTTGCACATATTGCAAAGTCCTGGAAAATATTGCACATATGGCaacatataaaaaaattaagTCCTTTATTTCCCCATAAGTAGCTTTAAAGTTTTTGAAATAATATTTTACACTGTTAGTATAATATATGTTGTGTGTTATCTTGTTCCGTTTCTTCATTAAAAATTTATAATGTTCAAACCTGAGACTCATTCAGAGAGACTCATTTTATGGCTGCACTATTCcatcaaatggaaatattctaGATGATGTTTGTACACATTTCCCCAAAATTTGGACTGAcgtgtttggtgtgtttggaACCTCCACTAGAATAAGGTGTTGTGGGTTTGAACAATGTTTGGCTGCACAGCATGAGTTTGTAATGACTTGTCCATCAGCAGGCCGCTGCCCAGAACCCAGATATCACTAGTAATGATGAACAATGATATCAAATGTTATTGATCCCTCAAAAGGAAGTATTAAGAAAATGAGCATTAATTAACATGTAAACAGAAACAATCACTGACCACAGTTCGGTTTTTCTTGTCTGTTTAACGGATTACGGCCAAAAGTCCCCTGCTCCTGGTTGTGTCCCCTGAGGCTGATTATACAGCCCTCTCTGAGATTTATTCAGGGAGTTACGCGCCTGCACTAGGGCTACGTGTTCTACCATCCTACTGACATACTACGGTCAAACATCCTCGAAGTGTTTGGTCCTATGACATCAGACCTTGGAGTGGCCATGCCAGATGCATCGTCGCTGTATTTAGTGTTGGTGCTGTACGGCACGTAGGAATAGTAGGAAGGTGGGGttcactcctccacacagaccGCCGAGCACCACCGAGTAGGAGCAACACAGAGGAAGCCCAGCCTATGTAGCCCACCTCTCTCTTCAGTTGttgtttgcagaaaaatgattgactgcacctttaatgtg from Sander lucioperca isolate FBNREF2018 chromosome 13, SLUC_FBN_1.2, whole genome shotgun sequence encodes:
- the LOC116037054 gene encoding claudin-4-like, whose product is MASMGMQLLASALCLLGWAGVIFSCILPMWRVSAFVGTTIITSQTIWEGIWMSCVVESTGLIQCNPYQSVLALSGGQQAARALTVLAIATGGVGLILAFIGGKCTRFLDVEGGGVKGKMAVAAGAVLIFTGLLCFIPTVWVAGSVVSEFYSLSTDAQRREIGACLYIGLGASILLILGGSLFISSACPLKAHKADKNPSVRYMMVRSSNGSTQAGSQRSRLAPTTSQPIRAVYSRSQSYDGALTKLPLYTRPSWGDGHEQGLRMESERSWAPSTKSQMKTPESTKSEYSEALSQLKRAEMEENLPVEGENGDGSSNPATSTYI